The Streptomyces sp. TLI_105 DNA segment CCTCGCCGCCGCCGGGCGGCCGGCGGGTGACGGCCGCGTGGATGCCCACCATGGGGTCCATCTCGGCGACGTTCCAGTCGCTGGAGAGCGCGAGGACCGCACCGGCCGCGTGCAGGCTGCGCAGCGGCCAGGCCTTGTGCCAGCGCTCGGGGCCGACGTTCTCGGCCCAGTCCTGGCCGGGTCCGGCGATGTCGGGGGCGGCGTGCCGGGGCTGCATGCAGGCGACGACGCCGAGCTCGGCGAAGCGCGGGGTGTCGGCCGGGTCGAGGCACTCGACGTGGACGACCTGGTGGCGGGCGTCGCGCGGCCCGTTGACGGCGCGGGCCCGCTCGACGGCGTCGAGGACGGTGCGGATGCCCCGGTCGCCGGTGGCGTGGACGAAGCACTGGAAGCCGCGCGCGTCGAGCCGGGTGAGCAGCTCGGCGAACTCCTCGGGCGGGTAGAACGTGTCGCCGCGGTGGTGGGAGCAGCCGACGTACGGCTCCAGGAGGGCGGCGGTGCGGGGTTCGACGACGTCGTCGATGTACAGCTTGAGCGGTCCGACCCGCAGCCGGTCGTCGGCGTACTCGTCGGCCGCCGTCTCGAAGTCGTCCAGGTCCGCTTCGGTGGTCCCGCGCGGGTGGAAGAGCGCGGCGACGATCCGGGAGCGGAGCCGGCCCTCGGCGCGGGCGCGCTCGAAGAGGGCGAGGTCGTCGAGGGAGTTCTGCGGTTCGACGACGGTGGTGATGCCGTAGCCGATGGCGTCGTCCAGGCTCTTGGCGAGCCGTCCGTACTGCCGGTCGGGCGACGCCCAGGGGAGGCCGAGCTCGCGCAGGGCGCGGTGGCCTTCGCGGGAGAGGCCCTTGACGGCGAAGTCCTTGACGAATCCGGTGGGCTCGCCGGTGGCGGGGTCGGTGACGGCCCGTCCGAAGGGCAACTCGGTGTGGTCTCGGTCGACGCCGAGGCGGCGGAGGGCGGCGGTGTTGAGCCAGGCGGTGTGGACGTCGTAGCTGAGGACGAGGGCGGGGGTGTCCCCGGTGGCCGGGTCGAGGTCGGCCGCGGTGGGCATCCGTCCGTCGGGGATCGCGGAGTAGTCGAAGGCCTCGGCCTCGATCCACCCGGCGTCCGGGTGGGCCGCGTGCCAGGTGCGGATGCGCTGGTGGATGGCGTCGAGGGTGCGGGCTCCGGCGAGCTGGACGCAGGCGTCGTCGGAGCCGAGGCGGACGTGGTTGTGGGCGTCGACGAAGCCGGGCAGGACGAGTCGGCCGCCGGCGTCGAGGATCCGGGTCTCGGGGCCCGTCCAGTCGGCCGCTCCGGCGGCGGCGCCGATCCAGACGATGCGTCCGGCGCGGACGGCGAGGGCCTGGGCCTCGGGGAGCGCCGGGTCGACGGTGTGGATGCGGGCCCCGGTGAGGACGAGGTCGGCGGGGGCGGTGCGGTTCATGGGGCGGGGCTCCGTGTCGTACGGGAGGGCGGTTACCGGACGGGGGCGTTGACTGAACGGGGGCGGTTACTGGACGGGGGTCACGGTGCGGCGGGCGAGGAGCACGTACACCAGGGCGGAGACGACGGCGCCGAGGAGCGTGAGGTCCGCGCCGCCGAGCAGGGCGACGAGGGGGCCGGTCCACAGCTCGGAGTCGCAGGTGAGCGCGGAGAAGAGGAGGCCGGCGAGGAGGGCTGTCAGGCCGGCCGGGTGCCAGCCGGAGCGGTACCAGTAGGCGCCGCCGGTGTCCGCGTGCAGGGCGGCGGAGTCGTAGGTGCAGCGGCGGAGCACCATGTCGGCGAGGAAGACCCCGCCCCAGGGGGCGAAGACGATGATCAGGAGGGAGAGGAAGGAGAGGAGGGAGGTGGTGAAGTCGGTGAGGAAGAGCGCGCCGAGTGAGCCGACGGCGGTGACGGCCGCGCTGATGACGATGGCGCGGGCCCGGCTCCAGGGGATGCCGAGGACCTGGAGGTTCAGGCTCGACGAGTAGAGCGTGATGATCGAGTTGGTGACGGAGCCGCCGAGCACCAGGGCGAGGAAGAGGGGCTGGAACCAGCCCGGGAGGAGGCTCTCGGTGCCCGCGACGGCGTCGGTCATGTCGACCTGGGTGGCGGCGGCCACTCCGGCGATGCCGAGGGCGACGGAGGAGACGAAGCCGCCGAGGGCGCCGCTCCAGGTGACGGCCTTGAGGCTGGTGGTGCGGGGCAGGTAGCGGGTGTAGTCGGCGGGCATGGGGAGGTACGAGAAGGGGCCGGCGAGCATGACGACGAAGGCGAGGCTCCAGCCGGAGGCGCCGGGCGCGGCGGCGGGGGCGGAGGTGTCGGCGCCGGGCAGGACGAGGGCGAGCAGGGCGGCGAAGCCGGCGGCGAGGACGTACGCCATCCAGCGCTCGGCGAACTGGACGGTGGCGTGGCCCCAGAGGGCGACGGCGAAGGTCAGCGCGAGGGTGACGGCGAGCGCGAGGGCGCGGGCGGTGTGTCCGCCGTGCCAGCCGAGGTCGGTGAAGAAGGCTTCGAGGGCGAGGGTGCCGACCACGGTGTTGACGATGGTGTAGCCGATGCTGACGATCCAGTTCAGCAGGCCGGCGGGCCAGTTGCCGCGGCGGCCGAAGGCCGCGCGGGAGATGACGAGGGTGGCGGTGCCGGTGCGCACGCCGCTGAGGCCGGCCGCGCCGATGGCGAGGAAGGAGAGGCCGCCGAGCACGACGACGGCGGTGGCCTGCCAGAAGGAGAGTCCGAAGGCGACGGCGAGGGCGCCGTTGATGACGTAGGTGAAGGTGAGGTTCGAGCCGAACCAGAGCCAGAAGACGTCCTTGGCCCCGCCGTGCCGTTCGGCGTCGGGGATGGGGTCGATCCCGTGCTCCTCGACCTGGAAGACCTCGTCGGTCGCTGTCCGGCCCGTGGCCACGGGCACCGTCTCGCGTTCGAGCACGCCGCACTCCTGTCGTGGATGCCATCTTGAATGCCGTTCTAAGTTTTAGAACGGCATTCAAGATGCGCGAGGGTTCTGGCCACGTCAAGACCTCGGGAGGTTGCGGTTAAGGTCGACCCCGGACACGGGAGTCGATGGAACGGCAGGACGGGGACGGCGGCGGTGGCAGGCGCGGCACGACGGCGGGACGGGAACGTCACCCAGGAGCGGATGCTGGAGGAGGCCATGGCGGCGATCGCCGAGGACGGCCTCGCCTCCCTCACCATGTCGGCGCTCGCCGAGCGGCTCGGCACCAGCGGCGGCCACATCCTGTACTACTTCGGCAGCAAGGACCTGCTGCTGCTCGCCGCCCTCCGGTGGAGCGAGGCCGCGCTCGCCGAGGAGCGGCGCGCGCTCCTCGCCCGGCGGATCACGGCCGAGCGCAAGCTCGACCTCTTCCTGCGGCTCTACCTCCCGCGCGGCCCGCGCGATCCGCGCTGGACCCTGTGGATCGAGCTCTGGGCCCGCACCCCCGGCAACACGGCACTCCGCGAGGCGCAGGCCGAACTGGACACGGGCTGGCAGGAGGACCTGGAGAACCTGCTCACGGCGGGCGCGGCACGACGGCGCTTCGCCCCGCTGGACGCCGCCGCCCGCGCCTCCGAACTCCTGGCCCTCCTCGACGGGTTGAGCACCCGGGTGGTCCTCGGCCAGGAGTCGGGCCGGGACCTCCGGCCCGCCCTCGAGGCCGCGCGCTCGGCGGCGCGCGCCCTGGTCCCCCCGTACCCTTCGAGCGAGTGACCCCTCTCCCTCAAGGACCCGCATCCCTCGAGTGACCCGCATCCCTCGAGGACCCCTATCCCTCAAGGACCCGTATCCCTCAGGTGAACACGGGGCGGTGACGGAGCATCAGCCCCGGTAGGCCTCCAGGAGACGCAGCCACGCCTCGCTCAGCGTCGGGTACGCGGGGACGGCGTGCCACAGGCGGGCGATCGGCACCTCGCCCGCGACGGCGACGGTCGCCGAGTGGAGGAGCTCCCCGATGCCGGGCCCCACGAAGGCGGCGCCGAGGACCACCTCCCGGTCCAGGTCGACGACCATCCGGGCGTGCCCCCGGTACCCCTGGGCGTAGAGCCCGGCCCCGGCGACCTGTCGCATGTCGAGGTCCACGGCCCGGACCCGGTGCCCGGCGCGCTCCGCCTCGGCGAGGGTGAGCCCGACGGAGGCCGCCTCGGGGTCGCTGAACACGACCTGCGGCACGGCGGCGTGGTCGGCGGTGGCCACGTGCGCGCCCCATCGTCCGGTGTCCAGGGAGGCGTCGCCCCGCGCGCGGGCGGCGATCGCGGCACCCGCGATCCGGGCCTGGTACTTGCCCTGGTGGGTCATGAGCGCGCGGTGGTTGACGTCGCCGACGGCGTAGAGCCAGTCGCTCCCGGTGACCCGCAGGGTGTCGTCGACGTCGAGCCAGGAGCCCGGCGTCAGGCCGACCGTCTCCAGGCCGACGTCCTCGGTGCGCGGCTTCCGGCCGGTCGCGAAGAGCACCTCGTCGCCCTCCACGTGGTCGCCGCCCTCCAGGACCACGGTGACCGGTCCGCTGCCCCCGTCGCGCACCACCGCGCTCACCGTCACGCCCGTACGGATGTCCGCGCCGCGCGCGCCGAGCGCGGCGGCCACGTGCTCGCCGAGGAACGGCTCCATGCGCGGCAGCAGCCCCCCGCCCCGTACGAGCAGGGTCACCTTCGACCCGAGGGCCTGCCACGCGGTGGCCATCTCCACGCCCACCACTCCCCCGCCGACCACGACGAGCCGCTCGGGCACCCGGTCGGAGCTGGTCGCCTCCCGGCTGGTCCAGGGATGCGCCCCGGGCAGGCCCGGCAGTTCCGGCAGGAGGGCGCGGGTGCCGGTGCAGACGGCGACCGCGTGCCGGGCGGTGAGCACGTGCCGCTCGCCCTCGGGGCCCGCGACCTCCACCCGGCGCGGCCCGAGGAGCCTTCCATGACCCCGGAAGACCCGGACGCCCACGGAGTCCAGCCAGTCGAGCTGGCCCTCGTCCTTCCAGTGCCCGACGACCTTGTCCCGGTGGGCGAAGACCTCCATCGCGTCCAGCGGGCCGTAGACCGACTCGCGCAGACCGGCGACCTTGCGGGCGTCGGAGCGGGCGATCGCGGGGCGGAGCAGCGCCTTGCTGGGCATGCACGCCCAGTACGAGCACTCGCCGCCGATCAGCTCGCTCTCGACGATCGCCGCGGTGAGGCCGCCGGCCCGCACCCGGTCGACGACGTTCTCGCCGACCGGGCCCGCGCCGATCACGACGACGTCGTAGGTGTGCTCGTCTTCCACCGTTCGTGTCATGGGTCCCAGTCTGGTGCCGGAGGCACGGAATAGCGCGGCTCGATACGCCGTTGTGCCGGGCGAGTCCCCAGGGGACCGTGAGGACACCGCCAGGAGACCCGAAAGGTAGGCAGTATGAGCACCGTAGAGCTCACCAAGGACAACTTCGACGAGATCGTGAGCGGGAACGAGTTCGTGCTCATCGATTTCTGGGCTTCGTGGTGCGGTCCCTGCCGTCAGTTCGCCCCGGTCTTCGAGGCGGCGTCCGAGCGGCACCAGGACCTCGTCTTCGCCAAGGTGGACACCGAGGCGCAGCAGGAGCTGGCGGCCGCGTTCGAGATCCGCTCGATCCCGACCCTGATGATCGTCCGTGACAACGTGGCCGTGTTCGCGCAGCCCGGCGCGCTGCCGGAGACCGCGCTGGAGGACGTCATCGGTCAGGCGCGGCAGCTGGACATGGCCGAGGTCCGCAAGTCCATCGCGGACGCGCAGCAGAAGTGACCCACCGCGAGAGGGGTGCGGGAGGCCCTCCCGTACCCCTCTCGCGTGCATCGGGCCCCGCTGTGGGGCCGTCAAACCCCGCTGGTGGCCCCGTCAACCCCGCTGTGGGGCCCGTCAGCGCTCCAGGACCAGCGCGAGGCCCTGGCCGACGCCGATGCAGAGCGCCGCGAGGCCCGTGCCGGAGCCGGCCGCGGCGAGCTGGTGCGCCACCGAGCCGGCCAGCCGGGCGCCGGACGCGCCCAGCGGGTGACCGATCGCGACCGCTCCACCGCGGGGATTCACGATCTCGGGGTCGAGTTCCGGCCATTCGGCGAGGCAGCCGAGCGACTGGGCCGCGAAGGCCTCGTTGAGCTCGAAGGTCGT contains these protein-coding regions:
- a CDS encoding amidohydrolase → MNRTAPADLVLTGARIHTVDPALPEAQALAVRAGRIVWIGAAAGAADWTGPETRILDAGGRLVLPGFVDAHNHVRLGSDDACVQLAGARTLDAIHQRIRTWHAAHPDAGWIEAEAFDYSAIPDGRMPTAADLDPATGDTPALVLSYDVHTAWLNTAALRRLGVDRDHTELPFGRAVTDPATGEPTGFVKDFAVKGLSREGHRALRELGLPWASPDRQYGRLAKSLDDAIGYGITTVVEPQNSLDDLALFERARAEGRLRSRIVAALFHPRGTTEADLDDFETAADEYADDRLRVGPLKLYIDDVVEPRTAALLEPYVGCSHHRGDTFYPPEEFAELLTRLDARGFQCFVHATGDRGIRTVLDAVERARAVNGPRDARHQVVHVECLDPADTPRFAELGVVACMQPRHAAPDIAGPGQDWAENVGPERWHKAWPLRSLHAAGAVLALSSDWNVAEMDPMVGIHAAVTRRPPGGGEAWTAGETIDVATAVEGYTMGSAYANFLEHERGSLTVGKLADFVVLSRDILRIAPEEIPGTVAETVVVGGEVVVDRRPGA
- a CDS encoding cytosine permease — translated: MLERETVPVATGRTATDEVFQVEEHGIDPIPDAERHGGAKDVFWLWFGSNLTFTYVINGALAVAFGLSFWQATAVVVLGGLSFLAIGAAGLSGVRTGTATLVISRAAFGRRGNWPAGLLNWIVSIGYTIVNTVVGTLALEAFFTDLGWHGGHTARALALAVTLALTFAVALWGHATVQFAERWMAYVLAAGFAALLALVLPGADTSAPAAAPGASGWSLAFVVMLAGPFSYLPMPADYTRYLPRTTSLKAVTWSGALGGFVSSVALGIAGVAAATQVDMTDAVAGTESLLPGWFQPLFLALVLGGSVTNSIITLYSSSLNLQVLGIPWSRARAIVISAAVTAVGSLGALFLTDFTTSLLSFLSLLIIVFAPWGGVFLADMVLRRCTYDSAALHADTGGAYWYRSGWHPAGLTALLAGLLFSALTCDSELWTGPLVALLGGADLTLLGAVVSALVYVLLARRTVTPVQ
- a CDS encoding TetR/AcrR family transcriptional regulator, whose product is MAGAARRRDGNVTQERMLEEAMAAIAEDGLASLTMSALAERLGTSGGHILYYFGSKDLLLLAALRWSEAALAEERRALLARRITAERKLDLFLRLYLPRGPRDPRWTLWIELWARTPGNTALREAQAELDTGWQEDLENLLTAGAARRRFAPLDAAARASELLALLDGLSTRVVLGQESGRDLRPALEAARSAARALVPPYPSSE
- a CDS encoding NAD(P)/FAD-dependent oxidoreductase, with the translated sequence MTRTVEDEHTYDVVVIGAGPVGENVVDRVRAGGLTAAIVESELIGGECSYWACMPSKALLRPAIARSDARKVAGLRESVYGPLDAMEVFAHRDKVVGHWKDEGQLDWLDSVGVRVFRGHGRLLGPRRVEVAGPEGERHVLTARHAVAVCTGTRALLPELPGLPGAHPWTSREATSSDRVPERLVVVGGGVVGVEMATAWQALGSKVTLLVRGGGLLPRMEPFLGEHVAAALGARGADIRTGVTVSAVVRDGGSGPVTVVLEGGDHVEGDEVLFATGRKPRTEDVGLETVGLTPGSWLDVDDTLRVTGSDWLYAVGDVNHRALMTHQGKYQARIAGAAIAARARGDASLDTGRWGAHVATADHAAVPQVVFSDPEAASVGLTLAEAERAGHRVRAVDLDMRQVAGAGLYAQGYRGHARMVVDLDREVVLGAAFVGPGIGELLHSATVAVAGEVPIARLWHAVPAYPTLSEAWLRLLEAYRG
- the trxA gene encoding thioredoxin, giving the protein MSTVELTKDNFDEIVSGNEFVLIDFWASWCGPCRQFAPVFEAASERHQDLVFAKVDTEAQQELAAAFEIRSIPTLMIVRDNVAVFAQPGALPETALEDVIGQARQLDMAEVRKSIADAQQK